The Patescibacteria group bacterium genomic interval AACATGCGATTTTCTTCGTTCTTTTCTTCAACTTTTTTTTCTAATTCGAAAATCTTTCCTTGCAACATGCGCTTTTCAGCCCGTAGCTTAGCTATTTCCTGGGCGTCCATTTCTTTCTCTTCGCGTAACTGAAACGTTCGCAAAGAGTTAGCCAAATCATTGTTTTTCTTCATTAATTTTTTTCTCCTCCTTCGGTTTTACCAATTCCGCTAGGCGTTCCCTCGCTGTCGCGATCGCAGCCTCTTTCACGCCAGGGTTATCATGCAAAAACGTCCTGATTTCGCCGGCAAACTCTTGCATCATAAAGTTTGCCAACTTCTCAGCTAGACGGTTCTCGACCTCTTTCGCGATCAACTCCTGAATCCGGTTTTTGTCCAGCCTACGCCATACTTCCTTTACAAATCCGTCTGGCAGGCTCAGCCTATTTTCGTATTTCGGCTCTATCCAATTACCTTCGGTGACAATCTTTAGGACAGACTGCTGCGCAGCGGCTATCAGTTCTTTTCCAAAGTTATATTTTGTATCCATCAAAACAACTCCTCCAAATCGACACCATACATATTATACCAGGCTTCGCGGTGATATGTACGTGCCTTGCCAAACCTTGGGTCAGATATTTCATGAATTTCCAGCCCGTGCGTGAGCGAATAATTTTTTAGAACGCGATAGTTATATTCTTTCTCGGATGTGTTCGTTGCTAGTGCAACTCTTAGGATGGACGCATATTCTTTATGCTCGCCCATTTCCAGCTTTAGCTTGTCTAGTTCTCGGCTCTTCGCGGAAGCGGTGGCCATCGCCGTAGCCTCTGCCTTCGAGCGAATCCAAAGCCTTTCGCGTTCGGCCTTTTCTTTTGCCAGCAAGGCCTCTTCTTTTTCCTTTCGCTCCTGTTTTAGCTTTTGTAACGCCTCGATAAGTAAGTCTGGATTGGAAAGCATCTGTTCTACCGTCTGAGGTGTCGCGTAAATTCCATGCTTTCGTATTGATGGCAAGACTTCTGAACAAATCCACTTTTTAAAATCCTTAGCCGTTGGAGAGCTGGATTCTATAACGAATCGGTACATACCAGCCTCTGTAAGGTATGTTTTACCGAAGTTATTCAGGGTACGGGAAAACTCCGTATCCTGAAACATGCTTTCTACTTGGATTCTAGAAAGATGTATCTTTTCCAAACCATCTTCTAGAGACAAAATTTTATCCTCAATACTCCTTTCACTTAGGAGTAGTATTTCCCCAATTTCCTTTGGATCGAAAAGAATTTCGCTTTCGCGCGAAAGTACTGTTACGTTGCGATCTTTGAAAACCAAGTTTTTGACGATATTATCCATTTGTTTACCTTTCATCAGTTTTGGATTGTTTGTTCCTGTGATAATACTGGATCACTAACCTGAATTGACTCAATCGCCACTGGACTCGTTTTTTTTGGCTTCCTTTTTTCTTTGTCTTTTTCTACAACAAGCATAATTGCTTGTTCTAATAGTTGCCGCATTGAGAGACCTTCTTTTTTTGCTATCCGTTTGAACTGGCCATAAATCAGTTTCGACGGGAACCTTACCGACGTTTTTTTAATCATAAATTCTCCTTTAAAAAAATATAATCATATTGTATCATAGACATTTTAAAAAATCAATCTAAAAATAAAAACAAAAATGCAAAAAACATAAAAAATTTTACTATTTAAAGCATTGAAAATAAACAACTTGCGTAGTCGTTGCGGTTTTTTTGCGGTTTTTTTGCTTTTTTTTATTGACAAATTAAACACTTCGTGTTATACTGTAATTACAAAAGTGAAACAAAGCGATGCACTCGCTGCGCGGCTAGAGAACCTCACGGTAAGCCGAATAATGAGGATTTAAAAACGAGGCGGCAGTAAAAAAGAAGCTTAGTCCGAAAATCGAACCGAGTAGGGAAAAGTACCGAAAGGCGAAGGAGTAGGCGACTGGCAAGAAACAGCAGCAACAATGGACAAAGGAGAAGGACGGACAAAAGAAAACGTGGAATGGAAAGAAAACAAAAGTAAAAAACAATGGAAAGGAGGCGCGAATGCCTAATTTAAAACTTTTCAAACTGACACAAACAAAAAACAGGGGTTATGACACATACGATAGTTTCGTTGTGTGCGCAAGTGACAAAAAAACAGCCAGACACTACAACCCAGAGACTGGAAAATTTGACTTACCAGAGGTTTTCACTGGTGATGACTATGGTTATTCTGGGTGGTGCGGAGCCATATATGTAGAAGTCCAAGAAATTGGACTGGCGAACGATGGAATAAAGGAGGGATTTATTATTGGCTCATTCCATGCCGGATAGGCAAAAAACCACCACGCCGACAAAGGCACGGTGGTTAAACCAAAATCTTTCAAAAAAAAATCTTTCAAAAGGAATTATATCATGACCGAAGAGCAAAAACAAATAAATTTTCAAAAGGATTTCCTAATTTAGGTTGGTGCCACTGGTGCCAGGCAGACACACCACAAGACGAAATCACTTGTAGATGCTTATTTTGTGGACACACATGGGAGGATCGAAACGATGATTGAATATTATTACTGCTCGTTTTGCGAGGCTCCAACACCACATGAATTTGATGAATGCTTAGATTGTGGAAAAAAAGGAGAAACTGGTGATTGAAAAACACGATGACCTAGAATGCAGTTTAGAAACTTTCGCGACACTTTTCTTGCCGGTATTGATTTTACTTATCTTACTGCTCTTGTAGCGTCGCAGACTCGCAGACTGCGAATCCCAGCCGCCGGCAGGCTGGGAACGGATTTTAGATTCGGTTCGCACTGAATCACTTGAACAGTTTGAAACGGCTGGCTTGTTGTCAGCCGCTCACAACTTTCGATTTTTTGCGAGTGTGGCCGCAACCACACCGTTCAAGTCCTGGCGGACGGCCAGGAGATAGGAGAAGTCAGTGAACCCCAGGAACGGGGATAAAAAAAACGAAGTGAACAAAAAATACAGAATGATTCAATATATGAGGTATGAAATGCATCAAAATTCATCATATGGAAACCAATTAAAGGTAAGCAGAAAAAAGAAGAGAAGAAATTTTAAAAAAATGCAACCGTTAAATCGTATGGTTACAATAGAAATTCACAAAAATATATCTCGGAAAAATGAAAGTGTAGTAGGCATAGACATATATACACCGCCTAAAATAGATTTATTGAATGTTCTAGAAGCTGACGAGCCAGGCTCTTTGGAA includes:
- a CDS encoding BRO family protein; this translates as MDNIVKNLVFKDRNVTVLSRESEILFDPKEIGEILLLSERSIEDKILSLEDGLEKIHLSRIQVESMFQDTEFSRTLNNFGKTYLTEAGMYRFVIESSSPTAKDFKKWICSEVLPSIRKHGIYATPQTVEQMLSNPDLLIEALQKLKQERKEKEEALLAKEKAERERLWIRSKAEATAMATASAKSRELDKLKLEMGEHKEYASILRVALATNTSEKEYNYRVLKNYSLTHGLEIHEISDPRFGKARTYHREAWYNMYGVDLEELF